In Mucilaginibacter celer, one DNA window encodes the following:
- a CDS encoding TerC family protein, translating into MEFLHYLLGPDLKAGVLIILNLIVIESLLSVDNAAVLATMVLDLPPHQRKKALRYGIIGAYVLRGVCLFLAAWLVSVWWLKPLGGLYLIYLCFNYFKGKIKEASGDGEDESVDKTQNWLYKSTVGVIGQLWATIALVELMDLAFSIDNVFAAVAFTDHKMLIYIGVFIGILAMRFVAQAFVKLMEKFTFLETVAFIVIGVLGIKLASSLYVHFYPEAGFSKLMEGESADIFTSVFTVAIFIIPVLTSLLFNFPKRHTIEPEVAEAAEDVLDKQ; encoded by the coding sequence ATGGAGTTTTTACACTACCTGCTTGGCCCCGACCTGAAGGCCGGCGTTTTGATCATTTTAAACCTGATAGTTATCGAAAGCCTGCTTTCTGTAGATAATGCTGCCGTATTGGCCACCATGGTGCTCGATCTGCCACCGCACCAGCGCAAAAAAGCTTTGCGTTACGGTATCATCGGTGCTTATGTGCTACGTGGCGTGTGCTTGTTTTTGGCAGCCTGGCTGGTATCTGTTTGGTGGTTAAAACCACTTGGCGGTTTGTACCTTATTTACCTTTGCTTTAACTACTTTAAAGGCAAAATAAAGGAAGCCAGCGGAGATGGTGAAGATGAAAGCGTTGATAAAACGCAAAACTGGCTTTACAAATCAACCGTTGGTGTTATCGGGCAGCTTTGGGCAACCATTGCACTGGTAGAACTCATGGACCTTGCTTTCTCTATCGATAACGTGTTTGCGGCAGTAGCTTTTACCGATCATAAAATGCTGATCTATATCGGCGTATTCATCGGCATCCTGGCCATGCGTTTTGTGGCGCAGGCTTTTGTGAAGCTGATGGAAAAATTCACGTTCCTGGAAACTGTGGCGTTTATCGTTATCGGTGTATTGGGTATCAAACTGGCATCATCACTATACGTACACTTCTACCCGGAAGCCGGTTTCTCCAAACTGATGGAAGGCGAAAGCGCGGATATTTTTACATCAGTATTTACTGTAGCTATATTCATTATCCCGGTATTAACCTCGTTGCTGTTCAACTTCCCAAAAAGGCATACAATTGAGCCTGAAGTTGCAGAAGCAGCAGAGGATGTTTTGGATAAACAGTAG
- a CDS encoding 3-keto-disaccharide hydrolase, producing the protein MNKPLLALLAGGIVLSACHSSTPKNYNKEDTTANTAAAATATKDTGFVTLFDGKTTKGWHAYGKTAPGAAWKAEDGTLHLDASQKGDWQSKNGGDMVSDEEYSNFDLKLEWKISKAGNSGILFLVKEDTAKYKYSYFTGPECQVVDNKENEDGKLIKHRAGDLYDLISISKEVVKPAGAWNQVEIVCNNGKLDFTINGEHVLSTTLWDDNWKKLVAGSKFKEWPDFGTFKTGHIVLQDHGADVWYRNIEVKKL; encoded by the coding sequence ATGAACAAACCACTTTTAGCCCTGCTTGCGGGCGGCATAGTATTAAGCGCCTGCCATTCATCAACTCCTAAAAACTATAATAAGGAGGATACTACAGCCAATACTGCTGCTGCTGCCACTGCCACTAAAGATACCGGCTTCGTTACCCTGTTTGATGGCAAAACCACTAAAGGCTGGCATGCCTACGGTAAAACAGCTCCCGGTGCGGCATGGAAAGCTGAAGATGGCACCCTGCACCTCGACGCCTCACAAAAAGGCGATTGGCAAAGCAAAAACGGCGGCGATATGGTAAGCGATGAAGAATATAGTAATTTCGACCTGAAACTGGAGTGGAAAATCTCGAAAGCAGGTAACAGCGGCATTTTGTTTTTGGTTAAAGAGGATACGGCTAAATATAAATACAGCTATTTTACCGGGCCGGAATGCCAGGTTGTTGATAACAAAGAGAACGAAGATGGTAAACTAATCAAACACCGCGCTGGAGACCTGTATGATCTGATCTCGATATCAAAAGAAGTAGTTAAACCTGCCGGCGCATGGAACCAGGTGGAGATAGTGTGTAACAACGGCAAACTCGATTTTACTATAAATGGCGAACATGTGTTATCAACAACCCTGTGGGATGATAACTGGAAAAAGCTGGTAGCTGGCAGTAAGTTTAAAGAATGGCCGGATTTCGGCACGTTTAAAACCGGGCATATTGTGCTGCAGGATCACGGCGCTGATGTGTGGTATAGGAATATTGAGGTGAAGAAGTTGTAA
- a CDS encoding toxic anion resistance protein: MENTPLNDDLNLNIPPLITPSNLEIPAAAAAPQGSNVPMKVDKQGNVNLDVIPAQDLQKYNDMSKDINPADVNSILNYGVELQGSMEKYSNNFLTSVRTYNSGEVGGLINELLTELNYIDVDELNQNAFSSFISHIPFMKKLVVDAKKLFQKYDTVVNNIDKITNKIKAGRVNSLKDNSSLQTMFDSNVTYIKQMEDLIIAGQIKYNELNEKLAVMDGNPTGYQDYEIADLRDFVTRLDKRLADLKVVRFIMLQSLAQIRVVQNNNTTIAEKAQSIVSTTIPVWKNQLTIAVALHRQKENVEMQKKISDTTNTILQKNAEMLKQNSIEVARENEKTVVSLDTLKRTTSSLIETLTEVKRIHDEGTANRRTLNTELQNLETELKKTVTNVS; this comes from the coding sequence ATGGAAAACACACCGCTTAATGATGATTTAAATCTAAATATACCACCGCTTATTACTCCATCCAATTTGGAGATCCCGGCGGCGGCGGCGGCACCGCAAGGCAGCAATGTACCTATGAAGGTAGATAAACAAGGTAATGTAAACCTTGACGTTATTCCTGCACAGGATCTGCAAAAGTATAACGACATGAGCAAGGACATTAACCCTGCCGATGTTAACTCAATACTGAACTATGGGGTTGAACTGCAGGGCTCGATGGAGAAATACAGTAACAACTTCCTTACCTCGGTACGTACCTATAACTCGGGCGAGGTTGGTGGTTTGATCAATGAGCTGCTTACCGAGCTGAATTATATTGATGTTGATGAGCTTAATCAAAACGCCTTCTCATCATTCATATCGCATATCCCTTTTATGAAAAAGCTGGTGGTTGATGCCAAAAAGCTTTTCCAGAAGTATGATACCGTGGTGAACAATATTGATAAGATCACCAATAAAATTAAAGCCGGCAGGGTAAACTCGCTGAAGGATAACAGCTCGCTGCAAACCATGTTTGATAGCAATGTTACCTACATTAAGCAAATGGAAGACCTGATTATTGCAGGCCAGATCAAATACAACGAACTTAACGAAAAACTGGCCGTAATGGACGGTAACCCAACAGGCTACCAGGATTATGAAATTGCCGATCTGCGCGATTTTGTTACCCGTTTGGATAAACGCCTGGCCGATTTGAAAGTAGTTCGCTTTATTATGCTGCAATCGCTGGCACAGATCCGCGTGGTGCAAAATAACAATACTACTATTGCCGAGAAAGCGCAGTCCATCGTATCAACCACCATCCCGGTTTGGAAAAACCAGTTAACCATTGCCGTTGCCCTGCACCGCCAAAAGGAAAACGTGGAGATGCAGAAAAAGATTTCGGATACTACCAACACCATTTTGCAAAAGAATGCCGAAATGCTGAAACAAAACAGTATTGAAGTAGCCCGCGAAAATGAAAAAACCGTAGTATCATTGGATACGCTTAAACGCACTACTTCATCACTCATCGAAACCCTTACCGAGGTAAAACGCATCCACGACGAAGGCACCGCCAACCGCCGCACACTAAATACCGAACTTCAAAACCTGGAAACAGAGTTGAAGAAAACGGTAACGAATGTGAGTTAA
- a CDS encoding GMC oxidoreductase, translated as MPDQSENKAEQLTYDAIVIGSGISGGWAAKELCEQGLKTLVLERGRDVQHIKDYPTATMDPWEFKHRGAMTKTFLDENPLISKAAGYGEDDHHFFVKDKDHPYIQEKPFDWIRGYQVGGKSLTWGRACQRWSKYEFENPARFGYGIEWPIGYDDVAPWYSHVEKFIGVCGNKDGIEAMPDGEFLPPFDMNAVQEHISKKIKENYPDRHLVHARWAHITKPEQIHIDQGRVKCMARNLCMRGCPFGGYFSSVSSTLPWAKKTGNLTVRPFSVVHSVIYDEKLGKASGVKVIDTNTKQEIIFKAKVIFMNASALNTNLILLNSISNRFPNGLGNDNGLLGKYIAFQNYRASVTADMDGYLDRYYFGRNPTELILANYRNLHKQETDYKGGFTTFMGAYRNQHRAETEQGEVGGAYKDSLTEPGSWSAYMYLQGETIPKESNHVRLSKDQKDQWGIPLLITSVEYDDNDERMIQDFLTQTADMFEKAGCKNIQKHENKQAPGLDIHEMGGVRMGKDPKTSLLNNWNQLHLCKNVFVTDGACMTTTGNQSPSILYMALTARAATYAVGEIKKGNL; from the coding sequence ATGCCCGATCAATCCGAAAACAAAGCCGAACAGCTTACTTATGATGCCATAGTAATAGGCTCGGGCATCAGCGGCGGCTGGGCTGCCAAAGAGCTGTGTGAACAAGGCCTGAAAACCCTGGTTTTAGAGCGTGGCCGCGATGTGCAGCATATTAAAGATTATCCAACCGCCACCATGGATCCATGGGAGTTTAAGCACCGGGGCGCTATGACTAAGACATTTCTGGATGAAAATCCACTGATTAGCAAGGCGGCCGGTTATGGCGAGGATGATCACCACTTTTTTGTAAAGGATAAAGATCATCCCTATATCCAGGAAAAACCATTCGATTGGATTCGCGGATACCAGGTTGGCGGCAAATCACTTACCTGGGGCAGGGCCTGCCAGCGCTGGAGCAAATACGAGTTTGAAAACCCCGCCCGTTTTGGTTATGGTATTGAATGGCCTATTGGTTATGATGATGTAGCGCCATGGTACTCGCACGTTGAAAAATTTATAGGCGTTTGCGGCAATAAGGATGGGATAGAGGCCATGCCCGATGGCGAGTTTTTGCCGCCCTTTGATATGAACGCCGTGCAGGAACACATCAGCAAAAAAATAAAAGAAAACTACCCCGACAGGCATTTGGTGCATGCTCGCTGGGCGCATATAACCAAGCCGGAGCAAATCCATATTGATCAGGGCAGGGTGAAGTGCATGGCCCGAAATTTATGTATGCGGGGCTGCCCATTCGGCGGATATTTCAGTTCGGTAAGTTCAACGCTGCCATGGGCTAAAAAAACGGGCAACCTTACGGTAAGGCCCTTTTCGGTAGTGCATTCGGTTATTTATGATGAAAAGCTGGGTAAGGCGAGCGGCGTAAAAGTTATTGATACCAATACCAAACAGGAGATCATTTTTAAAGCAAAAGTGATTTTTATGAACGCCTCGGCTTTGAATACTAACCTGATCCTGCTTAATTCAATATCCAATCGTTTTCCTAATGGTTTGGGGAATGATAATGGGTTGTTAGGCAAATACATCGCTTTTCAAAATTATCGGGCCTCGGTAACAGCAGATATGGACGGGTACCTGGATAGATACTACTTTGGCCGTAATCCTACAGAATTGATCCTCGCAAACTATCGCAACCTCCACAAACAGGAAACAGACTATAAAGGCGGCTTTACCACCTTTATGGGCGCATATCGCAACCAACACCGGGCCGAAACAGAACAAGGTGAAGTAGGCGGTGCATACAAGGATTCGTTGACCGAACCGGGTAGCTGGAGTGCCTACATGTACCTGCAGGGCGAAACCATCCCGAAGGAAAGCAATCATGTGCGGTTAAGTAAAGATCAAAAAGACCAATGGGGCATACCTTTACTCATTACTTCGGTTGAGTATGATGATAACGATGAGCGCATGATCCAGGATTTTTTAACCCAGACTGCTGATATGTTTGAAAAGGCGGGCTGTAAAAATATCCAAAAGCACGAAAACAAACAAGCGCCCGGGTTGGATATCCACGAAATGGGTGGTGTACGTATGGGCAAGGACCCAAAAACATCGCTGCTAAACAATTGGAACCAGCTACATTTATGTAAAAATGTTTTTGTTACCGATGGAGCCTGCATGACCACTACCGGCAATCAAAGCCCATCAATATTATACATGGCACTTACCGCCCGGGCGGCTACGTATGCAGTGGGCGAAATAAAAAAAGGAAATTTATAA
- a CDS encoding TerD family protein yields the protein MAINLQKGQRISLEKSNGSKLQNVCVGINWGAIEKKGLFGFGSTKEAVDLDASCILYDEGKKLIDVVYFGNLRSKDRAVKHSGDDLTGDMAGNDGLDNEVITVDFATLSPTVSYVAFVLNSFRGQDFGTIPFASIRIYEGTPKSVNEIFATYDIAHSKDFAGHVSMVMGVFYKKNGEWKFNAIGEPTRDRKLEETVKTVTATYL from the coding sequence ATGGCAATCAATCTTCAAAAAGGGCAGCGCATCAGCCTTGAAAAAAGCAATGGCAGCAAGCTGCAAAACGTATGCGTTGGTATAAACTGGGGCGCTATTGAAAAAAAGGGCCTGTTTGGTTTCGGTTCAACCAAAGAAGCGGTTGACCTTGATGCCAGCTGTATTTTATATGACGAAGGCAAGAAACTTATTGATGTAGTTTATTTTGGCAACCTGCGCTCTAAAGATCGTGCGGTAAAACACAGCGGTGATGACCTTACAGGCGATATGGCCGGTAACGATGGTTTAGATAATGAGGTAATTACAGTTGATTTTGCTACCCTTAGCCCAACGGTTAGCTATGTGGCTTTTGTATTGAACAGCTTCCGCGGGCAGGATTTTGGCACTATTCCGTTTGCATCTATCCGCATTTATGAAGGTACGCCCAAAAGTGTCAATGAAATTTTCGCCACTTATGATATTGCGCACAGCAAAGATTTTGCGGGTCATGTATCCATGGTAATGGGCGTGTTTTACAAAAAGAACGGCGAATGGAAATTTAACGCCATTGGCGAACCAACCCGCGACCGCAAGTTGGAAGAAACTGTTAAAACCGTAACAGCAACTTATTTATAG
- a CDS encoding phosphatidylglycerophosphatase A family protein → MFLNKTIASIFGIGFLKGGGTYAAIVTCGFIWLLWQSPALQNPWYLLAITIFITALGVYAGNKVEPEWGEDSSRVVIDEVAGMLIAMLFIPPNFYFLLAGLVLFRFFDIVKPLGVRKMEDLGGGLGVMMDDVLAGVYSNILLWVGYFVWIKFGR, encoded by the coding sequence ATGTTCTTAAACAAAACCATAGCCTCCATATTTGGCATCGGCTTTTTAAAAGGCGGGGGTACTTATGCGGCTATTGTAACCTGCGGATTTATCTGGCTGCTTTGGCAAAGCCCGGCGCTGCAAAACCCCTGGTATTTGCTGGCCATTACCATATTTATTACCGCCCTCGGCGTATACGCAGGCAACAAGGTTGAGCCTGAATGGGGTGAAGATAGCTCGCGCGTAGTGATCGACGAGGTGGCAGGGATGCTCATCGCTATGCTCTTTATTCCTCCTAATTTCTATTTCCTGCTGGCTGGTTTGGTATTATTCCGCTTTTTTGATATTGTTAAGCCACTTGGCGTACGCAAAATGGAAGATCTGGGCGGCGGACTGGGCGTGATGATGGATGATGTGCTGGCGGGGGTTTACTCTAATATCCTGCTTTGGGTTGGGTATTTTGTTTGGATAAAGTTTGGGAGGTAA